One part of the Paroedura picta isolate Pp20150507F chromosome 5, Ppicta_v3.0, whole genome shotgun sequence genome encodes these proteins:
- the LRRC17 gene encoding leucine-rich repeat-containing protein 17 has protein sequence MQVVTIIILLFFCKAADFKKARNGSSRNRANNGRANGLRKASSTVKRYTPSLPCDVYTYLYDKYLDCQERKLTFVLSDWPEDIKHMLLARNRIRKLKNNMFSKYKKLKSLDLQQNEISKIEDQAFFGLNKLTTLLLQHNQIKVLSEEVFIYMPLLSYLRLYDNPWHCNCQMETLITMLQLPRNRNLGNYAKCALPAERKGQKLKEIKVESLCTEQDRLDPSNLEVPKSEASRPEFDSSLCHIYLYPVQTLDCRKKELKTVPGNIPPDIVKLDLSNNKIKQLRPKEFEDIHDLKILNLSSNGIVHIDPAAFAGLINLEELNLSNNSLQNFEYGVLEDLYFLKILWLRENPWKCDYNIHYLFYWLKHHYSVHYNGLECKKPEEYKGWLVGKYVRSYYEECPKGRLSVYPETFEQDTDDEEWERLKEPQRTAKKHGVVVTVIG, from the exons ATGCAAGTGGTTACAATTATAATACTACTCTTCTTTTGTAAAGCAGCTGATTTTAAGAAGGCAAGGAATGGAAGTTCACGAAACAGAGCAAATAATGGAAGGGCAAATGGCTTAAGAAAAGCCTCCAGCACCGTTAAGCGCTATACCCCAAGCCTCCCATGTGATGTATACACCTATCTTTATGACAAATACTTAGATTGCCAAGAAAGAAAACTGACATTTGTATTGTCTGATTGGCCCGAAGATATAAAGCACATGCTTCTAGCAAGGAACAGAATTCGTAAGTTGAAGAACAACATGTTTTCCAAATACAAAAAACTAAAGAGCTTAGATTTACAACAGAATGAAATATCAAAAATTGAGGACCAAGCTTTTTTTGGTTTAAACAAACTAACTACACTCTTACTTCAGCACAATCAGATAAAAGTCTTGTCTGAAGAGGTATTTATTTACATGCCTCTTCTGAGTTACTTGCGCCTATATGATAATCCTTGGCATTGCAACTGTCAAATGGAAACTCTTATAACAATGCTGCAGCTTCCAAGAAACAGGAACTTGGGGAATTATGCTAAATGTGCACTTCCAGCAGAGCGAAAAGGTCAAAAGCTCAAAGAGATCAAAGTTGAATCGCTATGCACTGAACAGGATAGACTGGACCCAAGTAATCTAGAAGTTCCGAAATCAGAAGCCAGCAGACCTGAATTTGATTCCTCTCTCTGCCACATTTATTTGTATCCTGTACAAACACTAGACTGCAGAAAAAAAG AGTTAAAGACAGTTCCTGGAAACATACCTCCAGATATAGTTAAACTTGATCTTTCTAACAATAAAATCAAGCAGCTACGACCCAAGGAATTTGAAGACATTCATGACCTGAAGATACTGAATCTTAGTAGTAATGGAATAGTTCACATAGATCCAG CTGCATTTGCTGGACTCATCAATTTGGAAGAACTAAACTTATCTAACAACTCCCTGCAAAATTTTGAATATGGAGTATTAGAAGACTTGTACTTTTTGAAAATATTGTGGCTTAGAGAAAATCCTTGGAAATGTGACTACAACATTCATTATCTTTTCTACTGGTTGAAGCATCACTACAGTGTTCACTACAATGGTTTGGAATGTAAAAAACCTGAGGAATACAAAGGTTGGCTGGTTGGAAAATATGTAAGGAGCTATTATGAAGAGTGCCCCAAAGGCAGGCTCTCTGTTTATCCAGAAACATTTGAACAAGACACAGATGATGAAGAATGGGAAAGGCTCAAGGAACCACAAAGAACAGCAAAGAAACATGGTGTAGTTGTCACTGTAATTGGTTAA